The Erwinia billingiae Eb661 nucleotide sequence TTCCATACTCAACCCAAATTCTCACAAGTTACAATCTTAAAATTAACCTTCATATCCTTATACCAACGGGGGTTGATATCCCGCACCTCGGTATTGCCCACGTCAGTGTTGTAGCCCCCCGCCACTCTTGTCACCCTTAAAAAAAAACAAACAGCCAGGATGCGTTAATGAAGAATTTCACAGAAGCTTCCAATTGTAGATTGATCGCTCTACAATCGATGTTCCCCCACAGGAGAACCTTATGAAAGCATCGGTTGGTAGGCCCAGAGAATTTGATCCAAAGGACTTTCTTAACACTGCGCTGGAGTGCTTCTGGCAGAATGGATACCGGGCAACCTCGATGCCTGACCTTATGAAGGCATCAGGCCTGGCAAGCGCCAGCATCTACAAACTTTACCCGGATAAACGGGCTATCTATCTTGCTGCACTACAGCTTTATATGGATGAAGGAACATCCAGAGGCATGAAACGTGATGCGGACTTGTCGCCAGAAGATGCATTGCGGGAAACGCTCGAATTTGTCGCCCTGTTCTCATCTGCTCCTGAAGGAGATAAAGGCTGCTTTACCATAGCCGCCGCCAGTGAACTCTTGCCGGGTGATGAAGAGGTCAAAAACAAGGTGTCTGATAAATTTAATAAGATAATTAATCAATTAGAGACAATATTGACCAAAGGCCAGGCACAGCAGGTCTTTCGACAGGATGAAGATGCAAGAGTAATGGCCGTAAGTATTTTCATGATGCTGGAAGGGATGCGTGTGTACGCAAAAATTCAGCCTGCAATTGAAGACCTCAGAAGGAGCAACGATTTTATCGTCAGGTCGGTGCTATCAAACAAGGTATCAACATGACAGAAGTGGGCACCATTGTTCAGCGCCATAAACGAAAACACACAATGGTGGTTCTTGAATACGAGAACGGCATCGCCCTGTGCGGCTGGATCGATAAAGGCCGGTTTTATAA carries:
- a CDS encoding TetR/AcrR family transcriptional regulator → MKASVGRPREFDPKDFLNTALECFWQNGYRATSMPDLMKASGLASASIYKLYPDKRAIYLAALQLYMDEGTSRGMKRDADLSPEDALRETLEFVALFSSAPEGDKGCFTIAAASELLPGDEEVKNKVSDKFNKIINQLETILTKGQAQQVFRQDEDARVMAVSIFMMLEGMRVYAKIQPAIEDLRRSNDFIVRSVLSNKVST